The nucleotide window CCCCCGGGCAGCCGGATGCCGCAGACCGCGCCATGTTGTTTGTATTCCTTCCAGCCGCTGCCCGCCAGATACCCGCGCACGACGAATTCAACCGGGAACATCTGGCATTTGCGCACGAGCATCGAGCGCCCGGCCAACTGGGCCGCATAGGGCTGAAACTGGGCCGGAAAATCGGCCACCTGTGCCGAGATCAGGTGATTCGGCACGATATCGGCCACTTGCTCAAACCACCACAGCGAAAGCTGCGTGAGGATACGGCCCTTGTCCGGAATGGGCACGGGGTTTACCCAGTCGAAAGCGGAAAGGCGGTCCGTCGCGACGATCAGGAGCCGGTCGCCAAGGTCGAAGATATCGCGCACCTTTCCCCGCGCATTCGCCTTGAGGCCCGGAAAACTCGTTTCGTACAACGCAGTCGTGTTCATGGGGTCCCCCTTCCATAGAAGGTTTCCTGCAAGTACGCTTTGTTCGTTTCGAGTACGTCTTCGAGCAGAGCGCGGCAGCCCGTCGCGTTCGGCATGAGCGGATGCGCCAGCAGCGCCTGGTACGCCGTTTCGCGGTCGCCGGTCACCGCCGCCTCGACCGTCAGCGTCTCATAAGCCTTGACCTGCTGCATCAGCCCGCGGATTACCGGCTCCGGCGCGGCCTGCGGGATGGCCGCCGCCCCCGAATTCGTGATGATCGCGGATACTTCGACGGAGGCATCGTCGTCAAAGGACGGCACGGCGCCCTTGTTGCGGCAACAGACGATTTGCCGGTTGCCCAGGTTGTTCTCGACGGCCTCGAGCAGGTTGAACGCGGCGGTCGAATAGTGTGCGCCGCCGCGCTTGCTCAGTTCCGGCGGCTTCTCCCGCGTCCGCGGGTCCTGATACCTGGCAAAGAGCGCCTTCTCAATCTCGACGACCTCTTCTCCGCGGGTCTTGGGCTTCGCCTGCAAGGTGCGCAGGACCGTGTCCGTCGAGTAGTAATATTGCAGGTAGTAATTGCAGAACATGCCGAGGCTCTTCATGGCGGCGATCATGTTCTCGCGCGTGTCTTCTTCTTCCCATTCGTCCCGGGCGTGCTCGAAGAACTTCTCGAGCACGGCCTGGGTGATGTCTTCTCCGCGGCGCGCGAACCGGCGCACCCATGAGAGGTGGTTCAGCCCGACGTAGTCGAGTTCGTAGTCGTCCCATGCGCCGCCGAGATGCTTCACGATGTCCATGATCATGCCGATGGGCACATTGCACAGGCCGACGGTGCGAATCGCGCTGTGCCGCAGCACCGCTTCCGTGTTAATGCCCGCGGGATTCGTGAAATTGACCAGGAACCCGTTCGGCGCAAGCGATTCCATGACGCGGGCGATGTCCAGAATACGCGGGATCGTGCGCAACGCGCAGGCGAAGCCGCCCACGCCCGTCGTTTCCTGGCCGATCAGGCCGTGGCGCAGGCCGAGTTTCTCGTCGGCGATGCGCGCCTGCATGCCGCCGACGCGGATTTGCGTGACGACGTAGCGCGCGCCGCGCACGGCCTCGCGAAGGTCCGTCGTTACCCGGATGCCGATGCCGACGCCGTGCGCTTCGGCCATGCGCCGCGCAAACGCGGCGTTGATGCCAAGCCGCTGCACGTCGAGGTCCATCAGCCAGACTTCCGAAACAGGGATGCGTTCGAGCC belongs to Candidatus Hydrogenedentota bacterium and includes:
- a CDS encoding 6-phospho-beta-glucosidase; translation: MKLTVIGGGSSYTPELLDGLFLRLERIPVSEVWLMDLDVQRLGINAAFARRMAEAHGVGIGIRVTTDLREAVRGARYVVTQIRVGGMQARIADEKLGLRHGLIGQETTGVGGFACALRTIPRILDIARVMESLAPNGFLVNFTNPAGINTEAVLRHSAIRTVGLCNVPIGMIMDIVKHLGGAWDDYELDYVGLNHLSWVRRFARRGEDITQAVLEKFFEHARDEWEEEDTRENMIAAMKSLGMFCNYYLQYYYSTDTVLRTLQAKPKTRGEEVVEIEKALFARYQDPRTREKPPELSKRGGAHYSTAAFNLLEAVENNLGNRQIVCCRNKGAVPSFDDDASVEVSAIITNSGAAAIPQAAPEPVIRGLMQQVKAYETLTVEAAVTGDRETAYQALLAHPLMPNATGCRALLEDVLETNKAYLQETFYGRGTP